A region of the Silene latifolia isolate original U9 population chromosome 9, ASM4854445v1, whole genome shotgun sequence genome:
tataacattaaaggtacatttaatttatgcaattaacTTAATTAGAACGTctctttataaaacaaaactaaaaaataccgtgctatagcacggggatctacactagtttttTTATCAAAAGTGCTGCCATGTGATTAAGAAAGACTttactaaagcggttttgtcaatCCTTAACTCGGGTATGGTTTTACGTGAGGTTAACAGAACTTTTATTGCCTCAATACCAAAATGTGATAACCCTGAGGAAGTTAAGGATTATAGGTCCATTGGCCATTGTAATGTGTTCATGCGGATTGTCACTAAATGCATTACAAACCGATTCGTCAAGATTATGGGCTATTTAGTGGGGGATCACCAAAATGCGTTTATTGCAAGGAGGAACATAAGTGACAACATCCTCTTAGCCCATGAGGCAATTCATAAGATCAATTCTCATAAGAAAGGTAGATCGGGAAGTTTTGCGTTCAAAGGAGATATGAGTAAGGCTTATCATCTCGTTAGATGGGATTTCCTGCAAGCGGTGCTTTACTAGTTTGGATTCCCGGATAAACTGATTCGTCTTATTATGGGTTGCGTTAGTACGGTTACATACGAGGTTTTGTTCAATGGCTCACCTTTAAAGCAGTTCAAACCGGCCTGTGGCCTTCGTCAATGGGATTCGCCTTACCTTTTTCTCCTTTGTATGGAATTTCTTTCCTCCAATGTGGTGAATGCGCAGAAGAATGGATGTCTTAAAGGCATTCGGATTTGCAGGGGGCGCCCCCTGACCCATCTCTTATTTGTTTATGATTCGATTTTTTTTATATAGGATAACGGGAATTCAATAACGAACCTTAAAGGTATCATTGATCGATATTGTAAGGCTTATGGGCAAGTCCTCAATAAAGAGAAATGCGGGATTCTTTATAGTCCAAGCATGAAGCTAAGTAAGATTTGGACATGTGTAAGAGTTTTCAAAATCAAGAACAATAAGGGTATTGGGAAATATCTGGGAATGCCCACGCAGTTCCAAGGATCAAAGAGAGAAATTTTCAAGGGCCTAATTGAAAATGTTACCAAACGTGTCTCTTCTTGGAATGGAGTCTTCCTCTCTCCGGCCGGGATATTTACTCTCATCTCCTCCGTTCTATCGAACATATcaaattactttctatcggtattcAAAATACTGTTAACTGTGACTAAGAAAATTAATTCTCTTCTGTCACATTTTTGAGGGGCGGGGTGTAGGCCAGGGAAGTCTCTTCATTGGTGTAGCAGGATGTTTACTAGCTTACCAAAGAAGGATGCCGGACTTGGTATACGCAACATAGAATGTCTGAACAAGCCCTTGCTGGCTAAGCATGCTTGGAGGATTGTTATGAAGGAGAACTCACTTTTCTTCTTAACTTTCAGAGAAAAGATCTTTGGAAACTCACTCTTATCGGAGGTTTTAACTCTGCGACCTGCTAGGAATACGTcttggtgggggggggggggtgaaaaGTGTTTTGCATGGGTTGGAGTTCATTCTGGACAGCATCAGTTGGCAACCTGGATTTACTTCAAACCTTAATGTTTGGACCTCTCGATGTGTTAACGGAAAGTCCCCAGACCCCTTGGGTGACTTTCTAGTTCAGGAATTTAATTTCCTTAAAGACCTCAGAATTAGGGACTTATGCTTAAACTAAGGGGCTTGGAACCATGAGCTGATCAAATTACTCTTTGACAAGGAAACTACTAATAAGAATTGGCTATCCCTCTTAGAACAACTCAAGGAAAGAATGAGATTATATGGCCTCTCACTCAAAACGGAGCTTATTCGGTTAAAAGTGGTTATGGGATCTTATTCGGTTAAAAGGATGTAAACGCTTTTGTAGCACTTGACTTTGGCACTTGCCCGGTCCACAGTCATGGAAGATTCTAGTTTGGAAGATTCTTACAAACTCTCtgacaggctagtcgtatacctatcaaaaataaccaactggcactaactatatagctagggaagtcgggtcgatctccacagggaggcaaggtatctgttaaaggtccgtctatttggtcacaaataggggtttaaatttggttttctaaactaaaaggcttAAGGGAAAGAGTAGTAAAGAAGAAGCATTAAAGGCAAGAAAATGTGAAAAAGAGTGATCAATAAAGAAGGAACATGTCGGgctttcggttcactacggtagtctaatgactcaactgcaaatagcctagataatttactgtgagacggatacaggaaaggtcTTTCCGGTTCACTTTCTATcttagatttccactaacttaactttcgtcctcgtcagagtagtctactgttcatagcaagtctgtttagtccaatcttccgatccaggaataaatttaaccagattaaagggtaacttagaagcgtgcactcaactaagtcggtattataattatattgccatgggtacagattctcacaaatacatcatctagcttattcgctacatcgtcacaattctaccatagatcccctagtctcaacatgaatgaatttagctactcatgctattaatgttgtcaatattaatagtaatgaatgaactaataataaacatgataaaacaataataaaattacataaataaactagggcagaaattaagagaATAGAACAAGAGATAaagcaactaataacaataatgagattAGAAGGATAAAAGAGATTACAATCTTAAGCATTTCCGGCGTAAAGATCAAATCCACTAAGCAAAGATTCAAGGAGAAaaagtttacagtagaaagtttTTAATGGAGAATTCAGAAAGTAAAAGCTGCGTTCAGTAGAGTAATTAAGAGTAAAGGTAGTGTAAAGATGTGTTAATGACCCAATCACACGATGCTTAAATAGAAATAACAAAGTCCATTAACTAAAATaagcaacacgggttaattaaagcCCGTGTAAACTaataacctctcgatcgagcagtttataaccactcgatcgaggacttcagcaaGTAATCCTCTCGATCGCGCataaaggttactcgatcgaggaaagccTCAAATCAGTATTTCGATCGAGTGTataaaaatactcgatcgacctcctaagcacaagaaaccactcgatcgaccaagaaaagcattcgatcgagggtTCTTCCTCCAAAATCGGCTTCAACTCGTTGTCGACTGCTTCAttgaccattccttcacgcatcccaatgcagtgtCTCGCTCTAAAAttctcgtctcctcaaaatgcatgcaaaacaggacgaaaagggtacgattccaccactttcaggttcattcctacaaaacagacaaaacgaaccaaagtagccatttcggggcataatgcaatacaaaacagtgcataagtgcatagaaatacatgcaaaataaggctaaaaagactatataaaatgcacgtatcactctCTTCCGGTGGGTGGGGAGTTTGCTAAAAGACACATGACGTGGAATTCGTCTTGTCCCCTATTCCATAATACTTGTGAGTTTGTTGAAACAGTAGATCATCTTTTCAATGACTGTGGCATCAGTgcaaggattttttttttttgggggggggggggtgtcacCGTTATGAATTAACACTAGACATGCTAACGACATCAATGCCGGCGATTGGATCGTTAATTGGTTCCAATATCTAAGATCACTCAACGATTGACAATCACGTACCATTCAATTCTTGGCAATCATTGTTTCTATATGGAAGCTACGGAACAGTGTTATTTtcaaaaggggggggggggattcATCCCTAAGGTTTTGTTCTTAATTTATAATCAGATGGTGAGCTTAGCGTTAGAGGCTACAAATAAGAGGAGAAGACTATAGCTTTGGGACCTTCTGAAACTCATGATGATGATGCTGTCATGGACATTGACAGTACTATGATTCGTAACGGCAGACCAGTCTTCGTTACTGGTGGATTTGGTTCTTGTCATATTGTCAGAGTAATGGTTGATGCAAGTTGGGAGAGAACATGTACGGTTGCTTGGGGTTGGGTTGCGTTGGATGAGGTAAGGAATGTGTTATTTAAAGGAAGTGGAAAGAGTCACTCTGAATCACCTTTGCAAGCAGAGGCTCTGGGGGTCATGAAGGCTTTAGAATGGGCATGTGATCGTGGCTTTCTTCACTTGGAGGTTTCGACTGATTGTCTTCAACTTCTGATGCAGTGGTCAGGCATTGGATCCAAGCACTACCAAATAAAAGGCATACTAGAGGACATCTCTTGCTTATCGACTAactttcattgtttatgttttaGTTATGTGTGTAGGAACCGCAATGTTGATGCTCATCTTCTTGCTCGAAGGGTCATGACAATGGCGTAGGAATCTTTCTTATCAGCtgcaaaaaaaaaagttttataTCATTATTTTCCGCAATCCAACAATATAAGTTGCaatacccgtcacaagcttgtgacgggtgaAACATTATCCacgtgggtagataagacaaaaattaAAATGCCTAGGGAGTCACAAATAATTTGTCTTATTCACCCATGTGGGTTttacttgacccgtcacaagcttttAATGGATATCGGccgtcacaaattctcatttgtgtaTAAGTTGATGTTCATGAAAGCTAGTGCAATTTAGGGTCTTTCGGTTGCATGATAGGAGCATCTAATTAAAAAGAATTGAAATTGTATACACCCAAGAAATTAAATAATCCGTATCCTTTTGAATGATTAATGAATAAATTGGAACAAAGTCGGCATGTGATGGACCGAATGATACCAGGGATGGCTCCAAAATCCCATACTTTAAAATATACTGACTTTACTTTCCACTCATAAATTGTACAATCAATAGGCCCCCTCTCTTTTATACTCTCATATTATTATGTTGTTTAATTATACATGTCGACCTACTTATTTGTTTTATGTATTGCTCCAATTAAATGCATTTATTTTGTATTATAGTGGttttaaataagaaaaaaaaaaagttatggtatacttcctccattcaactccactctaccatattGTAAAATGCACAAATATTAAGGAGATAATTAAACAAGTAATAGAGGTACAAATAGGTGTGTGAAAGGTGCTTTATTAAATAATAGAAGTACAAATGAGTGTTGATTTTAGTGGGCCAAGTAGTGGCAAAGTATGTAAATAAAAGCTTGTAATAAGGATAAAATGGTAATTTTTCATGCTTTTTttggaaagtggtagagtggaattgaatggatgaaaatggtaatatggtagagtggagttgaatggaggaagtataagattATGATTGGTACTTGCGTAGGATAAATATGTGAAGTTAGAAGGTAAAAATTACAGAGGAGAGGTCCGAGAGGAACTAGTAACCTGAAATTTAATAACTCTGGCATTTTAGTTAagagtttttaattttttttatcacaagGAGAACTTTCCCTTGCTAGTCTTTTTCCGCGATCATTAATAATAACACGGAATGAAGTTGACGTTTTATACCACTTTTCGGTCTCGTCTCATACTCCTATCTTGACCTTATGTCATATTATTCCTCAAATACTAAAAGGAGTGATTCGTAACTAGATATTAAGGTAGGAGATTGAAAACAAAGTTAAATAGAGAATCCCCTCTCAAAAATTTTGTTTCATGGAATTTTGAAAACTTGTAATCATGCAACTATGCAAATTTCTTCTTTCTTTGCAAGAAAGgacaagaagaagaggaagagtgcTTCCTAGTTTCTAAGTTAACATTGAAAAAAATCATTTACTATATAATACTTCCTCTATCTCAGTTATTTGTTTACGTGAAAAAGATAATGAAGACGTTCTAGAATAAAGGGGTAACAGGATATAAAAAAAGTTGTATATGGATAACCAAAGCAACAAAGAATACATAATTTACATGAGCAAGAAACCAATACAACAAAACTAAATGGCACATATCCTCCATGAGACCACAACTCCACAACCCTTGAATTTCTACTTCCCACCTTTTCTCCACTCATGAGTGTatatttttcaaaataaagatatccaaaaataCTAATCCACTACTTTACATATAATACTAcactatataatataataattaactaattttttttaaaaaataatccCTATCTAAAtttctatattattcaatcaCCCCCTCATGATTTTAGTCGACAATACCGCCTCAGAATACGATCACAAAGTAATACAACGGCGGTGTCTTGGCCCAGGGTCGATCCCATGAAGTAGAGTTTCTTAAAAATGTTTATTTAAGCCCGAAAATATGTATTAAGCTCAAAAATATTGAACCTTAATCCATAGCATTAGGACCAACACAAGCTTTCAAAACAGGGCTCCATAGCCATTGAACCAAGAACTTCCTCCCATTTCTCCCTAACAAATTATATGTCTTTCCTCCCCTATCCCTCATCACTTGTCCGGTGTACCCGCCACCGCCACCGGTCCCATACAACCCTTCACACAAGTCCCCAATCTCAGTTGGAGCTGTCGGGTCTTCGCCTGCGTACCAGGCATTGATCAATGGGTTCGATGAAAGCTCAGCTAGTTCGTGTCCTATTACGCTTATCATCCCATCCACGCCTACGTCATTGTTTGGTGGTTTCAAGGCGGTTAAGCCTCCACCGGTCATGTATGCCGGGATGGCGAAAGGGTATGCGCAGACGTCTGCGCATTGCTTCCCAGAGTTCCCTATCCAAGCGTATGGCAGCGTGTACCTAatcaaattcaattcaattagTTGATTCAATTCAATTAGTTGGAGTTCGCTATCATATTTACAGAAAACACTATTCAGCAATAATTATAGAATGAGACCGTCTTACCGTATAAGACGTGATATTGGTCACAAATGATAAAATAAGACTGTCTTAGCGTGTGAGACGATCCTTCTCTCACACGATAATTATGACATAAAGCTAGTTAAGTTAAGATCACTAAAATGGAAAAAATTCAAATATCAACACACCAAAGTCCTAAATATTTCAAACAATTAGTCTCACCTTAGATGGACATATCCGTCTAAAacgtagacgggtcaaatatatcACCACTTACATAATAAGACAAAGTGGTGACATATCACttattgtttgtcttattatgaaagtTGGGTAATATTTGACCAGTTTACAACTTTATTTATAACTTTAGACCGACAAAGTGAGAATTTTGTGTATTTCAAATATAGATTGCCCCGAGGTGAATTTAATGAAATCAAAGGACAAAAATTAAAGTTACTTTACTCTTTCAGACAGTAACTTCAAATTCAATTTAGCTCAAAATTTCAAGTACCTAAAATTAATTCAAAATCAAGTTATCTCAAATATCCAGGCATCAAATCTAAAACTAAATTCAATACTATGACATAAACAATCCCAAAATTACTACTTCCTCACTACcgatcatttatttactttttttgttttaattctccatgagaatattttaatcaaagctAAACAAATAAGAGCAATAACAATAGTAGTTCTTAGCATTGGTGTTGTCACCAAGAACTTTATTTTAAAAGTTATTCTATTGCATTTAAAAGTTGTTCTTATTTTTAAGAACCAGTTCTAAAATAAGAACCAAGTTCTAAAATATTGAAAAATGTACAACCAATAAATATAACTTTGTAAAATGTGAGAAACCATTTTACATTATTTATTTTATGGTTTTTTTCCATCAAAGAACTTCATATAAAATTCTTCTATTGTGAACAAAAATTCTTAAAAATTGGGGTTGGTGCATTGTGACATGGCATATGaaaaactttatataaagttctacTATTGCTATTGCTCTAATAGAGACCGAAATTCAAAGATAAACATACCCGACTAAAGAGGGAAAAGTGAAGTAATGAAATCCACAAACAGCCCTGCAATAATCCTGCATAGTAACATCGGTAGCCGTCAAAATCAAATAAATCCCATGCTTATGATCCACAGGAAACGGCGCCGTTTTGACAGCATTAGCAATCACCAGCTGCACAGACAATCTAGTCAAGTGGGTCCCCTGAGAATACTTATGATCGGAATATTCCCCGGCAACCAGAATATTCCTGGACACATTAGCACCGGTCTGATCAGTATAAAGCGAAACCGTTTTCCACCAATCCGACACCGTATTAACCTCCTCCGCTTTCGCCTTGGGGTTTTCCGAAGGCGAAATGGAGTGGATGAAATCCTTGATGATGGACTGTTGTTTCGCAGCCCATCGACCGTACCATATGATGTATACATTAATAGGAGAGGAAGAGAGAACTGGGCCCATGTGGTATTTTAAGTCTACTAAATTTGAAGAACCTTCAAATTTTTTAGAGTTTCTTAAATTAGGGATTTTTGGGTTGATTATTTCTGGTTTAATATCTAGGGTTTGTAGTTTATCTTCTTGTGGGGGTGATGCTGTACATAATAATGTTAATGTTAGTGATAATGTGAGGGTAATTAAGAGGGAGAAAATGGGGTTTTGGGGtgacattttttttttgattgttTAGATAGAGAGGAAGTGGAAAGAAGAGTGTGAGTAAGGGAAGGGGATGGAAATGGGGGTTTATAGGAGGGGGAAGAGGGAAATTGAATTGAATGGGCTGGAGACAGCTGCAGTTAATTAAGTGTCCACTTGGCTTGATTGAATGTTGTGGTGGTGTGGTGACTATGTGAGTGTGTGTGAGAATTGGgtgatttttgaagaaaattggATTGAATTGAATTGTGAATTGCCAATTTGTTTGATTTGGACCAAATAATTTGAAGAATTATTCTAAAGCAACCAACATTGAAATTAATATTTTTGAAAATAGGTTTTGTTTTATTCGgttgaaataagctaaattaagTTGAGCTGAATTAAGTGAATGAACTGGAATTGAATGAAGTTGAAGTAAGAGATAATTTGTGTAGAAGCAGAGCTGAGCCGTATTGAAGTGAATTGAATAAAACCGAGTTAAATTGAAATGAAATAAGTTGAATCTAACTCGTAAAGAATAAGGCCATTAGGTGTGTAACCGAGCCGATTTGAGCTCGAGTTCGGGTAGACTTGAAATCGGGTCAGAAACTTTAGCTTGAGCTCAAAATCGGCTCGGAATTTTCTGATCTTAAAAAAGTTAAAACTCAGAATCAGCTCGGTTAAATCAttattttctttatttctttaacttttaaataaattaaaaaaatatattttaagaaaaaaaaagcaaataTAAAATGCTTAtaaaatactccctcccagtaactataatgttccctcttttccgaaacggattattcaattaatgttcccctttctatttttagaaacttttactcttattttattcattcctctctcctatccccaaaccccacacaactcttttactcctattttattattttcctttatattttgaccccacaattctttatttaactataataattcatccctctctcctatcaccaaccccacacaattcttttactcctattttaatacttttccttaagtattaTGCAcatatcaaatgggaacaatatagtGACTGAGAGGCAGTATAACAAAAATATAATCATAATTGATCAAATAACATTTTATTAAGAACAAAAGTAATTGTAAAATTTGAATAccaaaattttaaaataataaaaaataaaacaagctTAAAAGAGACCAGCTTTCGAGCTCTACTAAGGCTCGGAAGCGGCTCGAAATCATTTTTGACCGATTTCGAGCCGAGATGATTCCGAGGGCTCTACGAGCCAGCTCAGATCATTTACAGCCCTAAAGGCTATAGTGATATATAGTTCTCTTTGCTAAATTGTTATCTAATGCTTTTTTGGGTGTATCAGCTAATACAATAGTTATTTATTTTCATTTATGATAAGTTTCTTTTAATTAAAAAACACATGCAAGTTGATAAAATAATACAAATAATTAATCAATTTCCGATTTTCTTTCATAACTTGAATTTTGTGCTAAAAGTAATAAATAATTGTTAACCGAAATGAAGATAATACTTAATTTGTAGAGATGGAAGTGGGTTTTCAAGGAAAAAGCGGTAGTTGACTTATTGTAGAGATAGAAGTGGATTGTGCCTTGTGTTAGTCCATCGTGCCTAGTAAAAAAAATGGCACGAATCGTGCCAGTGAAATGAAAATAGCAAATTGGCAGCTCAACCACGGCAAGACTCATCATGAGCCATGCCCGACATGGGTGGACAGTCTTAGTAGCAAGGGGTAGCGATCCGCCAGTGAAATGAAAATAGCAAATTGGCAGCTCAACCACGACAAGACTCATCATGAGCCATGCCCGGCAGGGGCGGACACATTTAGCAGCAAGGGGTAGCGGCCGCTaccccaaacataaaaaaaaaagtgaaatgaAAATAGCAAATTGCCAGCTCAACCACGGCAAGACTCATCATGAGCCATGCCCGGAAGGGGCGAACACACTTAGTAGCAAGGGGTAGCGGCTGCTACcctagacataaaaaaaaaagtggTTTAAAAGATGGGATTTTGCTACCCCAATTATTGTTGAATAGTAGATAAATGAATATTATTCCATTAAATGTGCAATAAACATTTTGTGGTTCAATGGTAAAAGCTTTGGTTTTCACCAATTGCCCCGAGTTCAATTCCCTTTATATGCATATATATAGACTATCTTTTTTTTCCTACCCCCATTAATAAGTTTCGTTATCGGGCCTGAGCCGCACCCGACTATCTTTTTTTTTCTATCCCCATTGATAAGTTCCGTTATCGGGCCTGAGCCGCACCCGCATGGAGGAGAGAAAGTTCGACTTATAAGTCCAAGAAGATTTCATCCCAAAACCAATTTGCAATGGGTGGAGTAACTCATTGGTTTATATGATAGACAACTCTCTCCTCTTTTTCAGTGTCTTTATCATGGGTGAGCTGTATCTTGACACCCATACATTAAATCCTGGATCCGTCCCTGATGCCCGGGCATACCCAAGCAATTCCATCTTTTCAGCCTTATTGTTTATTGAGAATTTGAGTGTGCCTAACTGCCTAAGCATGTCGTGTTCAAGTGGGTTGTATTATGCCTAGGTTATTTTTCTCAAACTTTGCCCCAGGCATGACCCACGGGCCACAGCCCATGACGTGTTGTGCTGGATCGTGTCAATCTCATGTCGTGTTAAAATGAGTCATGGACCTTATTGGGGTGTGTAAGCCCAACAATTCACGTCTTCACTTCCATCTCTAATTAAGTAGGGGAAAATGACAAATTAAGAATAAAAAAAAGATATAAAGTTTCCTAAAAAAAAAGTTAACGAAATGATCCATCTTCGATCACCTTTTTTCTACTCCGTATACGTTAAAGGTCTTAAGAGATATTGTGCTAATTCAAAGGCAAAGCAAATTATTACGAGTACTGTAGATGTGATATTTTGAGAGTAGTAGAAGGATGAACTGTAAAACTGCAAAATGGAGAATATATATAGTACCTTTAATTTGAAGAATACAAATGTAGGAGTGGCCCATTTCTTTCTTTATCTTCAACAGCAACTGCCCTTTTTTCTTGGGAACCTGACTTTCTTAAATTTCTAGATTTTCAGGTTGGTGATTGTACACCAAATTCATGGTATTTCATATTCGGACCTTCCAGTTCCATGCATAATTCTATTACATTATTCACCAAAGTTTCTCTCTTGTTCTCAACTCGGTGCCCATTGatgtattttgaaatattgtTTGAACAAGTACATTAGAATATTAGATGATCATCCCCATTCAGAAAATTAACTTGAATACGTCAGTAATATTTTAACTCTTAATCctattttatttatcttgatccACTTACCCATCACATTCAAAAATTCACCACACAGGTTATCAAAAACGTTATTTTCCA
Encoded here:
- the LOC141599464 gene encoding protein EXORDIUM-like 5, translating into MSPQNPIFSLLITLTLSLTLTLLCTASPPQEDKLQTLDIKPEIINPKIPNLRNSKKFEGSSNLVDLKYHMGPVLSSSPINVYIIWYGRWAAKQQSIIKDFIHSISPSENPKAKAEEVNTVSDWWKTVSLYTDQTGANVSRNILVAGEYSDHKYSQGTHLTRLSVQLVIANAVKTAPFPVDHKHGIYLILTATDVTMQDYCRAVCGFHYFTFPSLVGYTLPYAWIGNSGKQCADVCAYPFAIPAYMTGGGLTALKPPNNDVGVDGMISVIGHELAELSSNPLINAWYAGEDPTAPTEIGDLCEGLYGTGGGGGYTGQVMRDRGGKTYNLLGRNGRKFLVQWLWSPVLKACVGPNAMD